The window CTGCtgtggacttggattcaggataTAATGCCTGGGTCTCCTATCAACTTCTCGAGGCCCCGGATCCTAGCCTATTTGCTGTCTCTCGCTATGCAGGTGAGATTCGGACAGCAGTCCCCATTCCAGCTGACCTTCCTCCCCAGAAGCTGGTTATAGTGGTGAAGGACAATGGAAGTCCCCCACTCTCCACCTCCGTGACGCTGCTGGTGTCTCTAGAGGAAGATTCACACCCCGCTCTTCCCGACCTGCGGGAGCACTCAGCTAAGCCCCAAGGGGAGTCTCGCCTGACCCTCTACCTTGCTGTATCCCTGGTGGCTATCTGCTTTGTCTCCTTTGGCTCTTTTGTGGCACTGCTCTCCAAGTGCCTGCGAGGTACCGCCTGCGGCCTGAGATGCCTTGGCGGGACCTGCTCCTGTCTCAGTCGGTCCCGAAGGAGGGAGGGGCTCCCGCCTTCTAATGGCATCCTCCGCATTCAGTTGGGTTCGGAAGATCCCATCAAATTCGTGGATGTGGGTGGTCACTCTCATGGTTGCACACCCTTGGCTTCAGCACCCTCTCGGAGCGATAGCTTCATGATGGTGAAATCACCGAGTGCACCTCTGGCAGGGGAGCCTGTCCGCCCAAGCTGCCCGCCTTCCGATCTGCTCTACGGCCTGGAGGTGAGACCCGCAGCCTCGCTGCCCCTGGATCGGGCAGCGCCTTTGGGCTGGCCTGGCCCCACACAGGGGGCTCCGAGGCTGTCCAGCGAGGATCTGACCCTCATCGCCAGGGCCAATGCTGATGAGTCAGCCTTTTCAGAGCACCAGCAGTGGGGTAGGCCCTGTGCTTTAGATGCTTTTTACAACATATCCAGTGAGTTTTATGGAGTTAGCGCTGGGGAGTGAGCTGAACCAATATCGGAGAGCAGGAGATGAAGGTAATTGGTGAGCAAGAAAGATATAGGGGCCTGTCTGCACCAGGTCTGGCAAGCAGGAGCAAACCGTGGTCCATAAGCTGTAGGTTGGAATGCAGGAGGTGAGACCTGCTGCAACAGGTGGGGCCAATACTGCAACAAGTCTTCCCAATCCTTTCCCTTTCTGAATGGAGGTGGGCCTTTCTGTGGTTTCTTTGCTTCAAGCAGGGAGGCATAAACAAGTAGGGGGGTGGTGATTCACACCTTTGGCCAGGGTACCTAGGGCTTCCAAAACTCCTGCCAGTGTGTAGAAAACGAAGGTTTCCTGGAGGGAAGAGGGGCGGGATAAAGGAGTgaggaggggtggggatgggggtgactATGTTGGAAAGTACTTGGGTAAATATGGGAGTGACTGGCCGAGGTTTCCTCTTCCGAAGCCTCAGCAAGTGCAGCCGCCTGGCCTAGTTAGGAGCCGCCGCATTTTTTTATCCAGGGGTTTGCAGGGATCCCAAACGCTGAAGCCCAACGGCTGTGCTAAATGGTCTGGAATTAGGGGTTTGCTTGtctgggagaaaaacaaaactgtagcATCTCTTGGAATATCCCGGGAAATGGGCCTGGAGGTGCCTGGCCAGAGTCTGATGCCAGAGCACAGCAAGGCCCAGCTGGGTCTTTAGGCTGCTTGCGGGGAGGTGAGGAGCAGCTCTGGGAAGGTGTCTCCCTGCCTCGAGAGCTCCAAACTCAGCATGTGCGCTCAACAGCCCGTCGTGGTCTTGGTGAGCAGTGGAAGGCTGAGGAGGCCCAACTGGCCTATGTTGGGACTTTGTTGAAAGGCTACCCCTGCGTCTGAGTGAGGTCGTTTGTTGTTGGGAATATGCTTGTTTGTCCGAGTCTGAACAAACCTCTTTTCATGCAGCCCCAGCAGCGGGCTCAGCTGGGAGACCCGGGTTTCGCCTTCCGTACAAAGGCAAGTTTTGTATCTGGTTCAGGCGGAGCTGTCGAAGCGTCTGAAATCCCGCACGAAGTCTCTGAAGCGGAACAAATGAGGAGTTTTGTAAGCACTTCGGCTTCCAAACCCGCGGCTTCACAGCAAGCACCATCTGAGCTGTCAAACTTCTCTGCCAAAGGGGCTGAATCAACCTGGCGCATTCAGCTCAGGGGCGAGTGGGAGGCTTCTGAGACTTGGGCTGTTCCTAAGGTTTCAAGGACTAGGGAGTCTTCGTCATTGGCCCAAAACAGGCAGAGTTCTCAGCCAATCAGACGTGGAGCTAGGTTGGGGGATCTGCTAGTTATCTTCTCGCTCTCTTCCCTCGCCCCCTCCAACTCTGATTCagttcccctccccttctcacgCCTCTCCCCCTACTCCCCACCCCCGCCACTCAGTGACTAAGGAGAGCTGCCGCAGGCAGGCAAGCCCTGGAGCAGTTTTAAAAGCCTCTGGAAGAAGCTGCAAGGATTACAGCAGCTCTGATCTAAGGCCCCAGGTCCCCTGGGAGACCGGACAGCACCAGAGTGGCCGTCACTGAGGGAGTGCTTGAGAATGGGGCCCCAGGTGCCCCCGCAGCTGGCTTGGAAATGGCAAGTACTGTACATGTTGTCCTTGTCTGGCTGGGGCTGGGTGTCTGGGCAGCTCCGATACTCTGTGGTGGAGGAGTCCGAGCTGGGGACACTGGTGGGAAATGTGGCTCAGGACCTGGGCTTGAAGATGACAGAGCTGGAGAACCGCCGGTTGCGATTGGGCTCCGAGGAAAGCCGCCGTTATTTTGCCCTGAATCTGGCCAGTGGCACCCTAGTGGTCAACCAGAAGATCGACCGTGAAAGCCTGTGCGGAGCCAGCACGGGTTGCCTGCTGCCAGTGCAGGTGGTTACTGAGCACCCCCTGGAGCTATTCCGTGTGGAGGTGGAAATCTTAGACCTCAATGACAACTCCCCCAGCTTCAGCAGCCCGGAGCGAGAGGTGCGAATCTCCGAATCAGCTGCTCCAGGGGCGAGATTTCCTCTGGACAGTGCCCAAGATCCTGATGTGGGCACCAACACTGTGAGCTCTTATATGCTCAGTCCTAGTCTCCATTTCTCTCTGGATGTGAAGACCCTGAAAGACGGAAGGTTGTTCCCCGAACTGGTGCTGGAGCGACCCCTGGACAGAGAGGAGCAATCGAACCACCAGCTGGTGCTCACTGCAGTGGATGGGGGCACTCCCGCCCTTTCGGGCACTGCTCGTATCTTCATCACTGTGTTGGACATCAATGACAATGCACCGGTCTTCGAACCCTCTCTGCTAAGGGTGACCCTCCCCGAAAACACGCCCCCGGGTAAGCTACTAGTGCGCCTCAACGCCACCGACGCTGACTCGGGCCCCAACGGCGAGGTGGAGTATTCTTTTGGGGACCATACGTCAGAAGTGGCTCGGGGGCTCTTCAGCCTGGATCCCCGCAGTGGCGAAATCCGAGTACTGGGCCCCGTGGACTTCGAGGAATCGAGTTTCTATGAGCTCCACGTGCGGGCCCGGGACCAAGGCCAGCCCTCCATGGAGGGACACAGCGTGGTACAGATAGAGGTAGAGGATGCCAACGACAATGCCCCTGAGGTGCTGCTCACCTCCTTGGTAAACCCAGTGCCCGAGGATACGCCTGTGGGTACTGTGGTGGGACTGTTCAATGTGAGGGACCGAGATTCGGGCGTGAACCAACGGATGACTCTGGAAATCTCTCCTAATCTCCCCTTCCAGATTAAGCCCTTTGAGAACCACTACTCACTGCTGACCAGCGAAAGGCTGGACCGGGAGGCCACTGCTCACTACACCATCGAGCTGCTGGCCCGGGACACCGGCTCGCCTCCTCTACAAACCAGCCTAAccatcctgctcaacatttccGACGTCAACGACAACGCGCCTCGCTTTTCGCAGCAGCTCTACAGCGCCTATATTGCAGAGAACCGACCTCCAGGCTCCTTGCTCTGCACAGTGGCAGCCTCGGACCCAGACGCTGGAGACAACGCCCGCCTCAGCTACTCCATCGTAGGCAATCAGATCCAGGGCGCCCCGGCCTCCTCCTTCATCTACATTAATCCCGAGGACGGACGCGTATTTGCCCAGCGTACTTTCGACTATGAGCTACTACAGGTGCTCCAGATCATCGTAGGGGTGAGGGATGGGGGCTACCCGGCCCTGCGCGCCAACGCCACTCTGCACGTATTTGTACTAGACCAGAATGACAACTCGCCTACGGTGTTGCATCCTCGTCCAGGCCGAGAGGCTGTCTCCCCACAGAGACTTCGGCGCTCCGCTCCCCCAGGTTCCCTGGTCACCAAAGTTACGGCAGTGGACGCCGACTCAGGCCACAACGCCTGGCTCTCCTACTCGCTGTTGCCTCAGTCGACAACCCCAGGCCTTTTCCAGGTGTCAGCTCACAGCGGGGAGGTCCGCACAGCCCGTGTCCTGCAGGAGGGAGACTCTGATACGCAGCTGGTAGTGGTCCTGGTGAGGGACAACGGCGACCCTGCGCTTTCCTCCACTGCCACTGTGCTTCTGGTCCTGCAGGACGAGGACACTGAGGAGCTGCCCCAATCTAGAGACTTCCTCACGCACCCACAGGAGCGCTCCAATCTTACCCTCTACCTTATTGTAGCATTAGGGGCTGTCAGCCTCCTCTCTCTGGTCTCTTTCACCTTTTTGTTAGCTAAGTGCCTGAGGAGGGGCGGGGATGGAGAAAGTTGCTGCGGGCGCCAGGACTCGCCCTCCAGGGATTTCTATAAGCAATCTAGTCCTAACGTGCAGCTGAGCTCCGACGGTACTCTGAAGTACATGGAGGTAACTCTTCGGCCGGCGCACTCACAGAGCCATTGCTACAGGACTTGCTTCTCTCCGGCCTCAGACGGAAGCGACTTCACCTTCCTAAGGCCGCTGAGTGCCCCACAGCCTTCGGCTTTGGCCTTGGAGCCTGATGCCTGCCTGTCTCGCTCCAATACACTGAAGGAGCCGAGCCAGGTGAGCTGTTCCGCCCTCCTTGCTTCGACCCTGTGAAAGCCTGTACCTTAACTTGGGGACTAGATGGAGGGGAGACCTCACCTGAtacttctttccccaccccaccccccaatcctgCCTTCCTACAGAGGGTACACTCACTCCCAATGATCAGGTAGCCACTTTAGGAGGAACACCTCTAATGAGTGAGGAATTGGGGGTCAGTAATGAGGTTAAGAAGAGAGAAGATGGGAGAAtggctcctctctctgtctctctctctatctctctctctgtctctctctctctctctcagaaaagGCTGGGTCAGGGCTTTGGAATCTGTTTTGCGACAAAACAGGGGTAGGACCTCTTGGCCCCACTGTCACTGAGTAAACACCAGAAGCTTTGGGGATTCAAGGTCCACACTTCCGACAAAATGAAAGGGCATATCTCTTGGTAATCAAAGGCTTGTAAATTACTGGTAACTTCTGATCCTTTGTAGGAACAGgaaattgctgagaagagttgtctttCCTATCTCTTTTTCCCTGTCTttcacatgcacacactcatAATGATCCACGAATGCCACACAgtcatatatatgtctgtatatgtatatgtacacacactccAACTGTACCATGAATACAATTCACACCAGGCACACtaacacagagacagacacactaACCCACACAGACACACTAACATACATAGTCAGAATTCACACAGATACACAACACAGAACTTCCTCACACACAAGGTTATTTCTCACAGGACATATTACACATTCTGTGTgggtttctgtgtctctgtctctcaatctgtctctgtctctcttctctttttcctttcctctcctctccctctcccttcttactctctcccttcctctatctctccttttccctctcttctccctcttccccgcCCCCTCTGTCtcacctttctctcttccctcttcacaTATACACATTGCCCAGTTTTAGTGCTATTTCTTGCTACCTGTATTGAGTCCCTAGGGGAAGGCAAGGGTTGATAAACAGAAACTCTTAAGTAAGGGCTCTTAACTTGGAATCCATGGATCTCAAAGGAGTCTGTGGATGGATTTCAGGGtatctatgaacttggatggggaaaatttcatcttcatttcaacataattggattcctttataattctatgtattttgttttatttattttaaaaaacccatttattaTAAGAGGGATCTATAGATTTACCCAGATGCTAAAGGAGTTCTAGGACATGCAAAaaacaaggttaagaactcctgatataAAGCCTTTTTAGGATGTCTGAAAGATATGGGCCTGAAGGAGTCCCCAAAGATACAGCTGTTTTTCTCCCCAGTGACTTGGGACTCAGAGTGACTTTGACTCATGCCTAGTCAAATGAGGCAAGGTTTCCTACAAGACAAaactagcacagggcctggaaaaTGGGCAGGGAATGATGGAATCACCTCTAAATGAGATTGGTGGAGTCCCAGGCTAATGCAGATGTGACAATTTGAAAGAGGCATCATCCTGCAAAGAGAAGGCCCTGGTGGGAGATGCAGTGGTGCTATTTATTCAATATTTACAATATCAGGTGAGTTGGGCTGAGGAGTCTCAGAACTCCAGTTTTGAGGTGGTAAGGGTGCccccttctctcaaagagctttGAGATCAATGAATGATTGAAAATTGCTCTATCtttgtcagggtcacacacatTCACCAAAGCTGGCTGTGACTAGGTGGACACCAGGGTAAAGCAGGAACTTGTGGGACTTCATACTAAGGTAGaactggggagagaggaaggacagGGGATAGTTCCAGGGTGACTCAGGCAGCTCTTCTCTCAAAGGGAAAGCCTCAGATGGAGTCCCTATTTGGGTGTATTTGGCCTTTTGGTGTTTGGTGTTTGATAAGATACCTCTGATAATATCT is drawn from Dromiciops gliroides isolate mDroGli1 chromosome 2, mDroGli1.pri, whole genome shotgun sequence and contains these coding sequences:
- the LOC122740066 gene encoding protocadherin gamma-C5 isoform X2, whose product is MGPQVPPQLAWKWQVLYMLSLSGWGWVSGQLRYSVVEESELGTLVGNVAQDLGLKMTELENRRLRLGSEESRRYFALNLASGTLVVNQKIDRESLCGASTGCLLPVQVVTEHPLELFRVEVEILDLNDNSPSFSSPEREVRISESAAPGARFPLDSAQDPDVGTNTVSSYMLSPSLHFSLDVKTLKDGRLFPELVLERPLDREEQSNHQLVLTAVDGGTPALSGTARIFITVLDINDNAPVFEPSLLRVTLPENTPPGKLLVRLNATDADSGPNGEVEYSFGDHTSEVARGLFSLDPRSGEIRVLGPVDFEESSFYELHVRARDQGQPSMEGHSVVQIEVEDANDNAPEVLLTSLVNPVPEDTPVGTVVGLFNVRDRDSGVNQRMTLEISPNLPFQIKPFENHYSLLTSERLDREATAHYTIELLARDTGSPPLQTSLTILLNISDVNDNAPRFSQQLYSAYIAENRPPGSLLCTVAASDPDAGDNARLSYSIVGNQIQGAPASSFIYINPEDGRVFAQRTFDYELLQVLQIIVGVRDGGYPALRANATLHVFVLDQNDNSPTVLHPRPGREAVSPQRLRRSAPPGSLVTKVTAVDADSGHNAWLSYSLLPQSTTPGLFQVSAHSGEVRTARVLQEGDSDTQLVVVLVRDNGDPALSSTATVLLVLQDEDTEELPQSRDFLTHPQERSNLTLYLIVALGAVSLLSLVSFTFLLAKCLRRGGDGESCCGRQDSPSRDFYKQSSPNVQLSSDGTLKYMEVTLRPAHSQSHCYRTCFSPASDGSDFTFLRPLSAPQPSALALEPDACLSRSNTLKEPSQQAPPNTDWRFSQAQRPGTSGSQNGDEGGTWPNNQFDTEMLQAMILASANEAADGSSTLGGGAGTMGLSARYGPQFTLQHVPDYRQNVYIPGSTATLANAAGKRDGKAPAGGNGNKKKSGKKEKK